One stretch of Vicinamibacteria bacterium DNA includes these proteins:
- a CDS encoding TrkA family potassium uptake protein: MRKQVIVIGLGQFGMALAKALSGRKVEVLAIDRDPSRVRAAAPFVEEAVSFDATDNEALARTSPEKRDVTVCAIGDESRESSIICTALLRQMGSPRIVARANDEVHSRILRLVGAHEVVNPEREYGERLANHMVYREVMGELPFGKDLVLTELQTPPSFHEKSLSELALPRRFGIQIVGIRRDGESTVSLPEPKETLRKGDILVVVSREGAVTRLLEQET; encoded by the coding sequence ATGCGGAAACAAGTGATCGTCATCGGACTCGGACAGTTCGGCATGGCACTTGCGAAAGCGCTCTCGGGGCGGAAGGTCGAGGTGCTCGCCATCGATCGCGACCCCAGTCGCGTGCGAGCCGCGGCGCCGTTTGTGGAGGAGGCGGTGAGCTTCGACGCGACCGACAACGAAGCGCTCGCCCGAACCTCGCCAGAGAAGCGGGATGTCACCGTCTGCGCCATCGGCGACGAATCGAGGGAGTCCTCCATCATCTGTACCGCTCTCCTCCGGCAGATGGGCTCGCCCCGGATCGTCGCTCGCGCCAACGACGAGGTGCACTCCCGGATCCTTCGGCTCGTTGGAGCCCATGAGGTCGTAAACCCCGAGCGCGAGTACGGCGAGAGACTCGCGAACCACATGGTTTACCGCGAGGTAATGGGAGAGCTCCCCTTCGGCAAAGACCTCGTGCTCACCGAGCTCCAAACCCCTCCCTCGTTCCACGAGAAGAGCCTCTCGGAGCTCGCGCTCCCCCGCCGCTTTGGCATCCAAATCGTGGGCATCCGCAGAGATGGAGAGAGCACGGTCTCCCTTCCCGAGCCGAAGGAGACGCTCCGGAAAGGCGACATCCTCGTCGTGGTCTCACGCGAGGGGGCCGTCACGCGGCTTCTGGAGCAAGAGACATGA